In Pantoea agglomerans, the genomic stretch TTTCCCGGAGCTGGCTGCCGAGTTTAAACGTCGTGTCAGCAACGAGCTGCCGGCTAACTGGCAGGAAGAGTCGCAGAAGTTTATCGAACAGCTGCAGGCGAACCCGGCGAAAATCGCCAGCCGTAAAGCCTCGCAGAACGCTATCGAAGCGTTCGGCAAGCTGCTGCCGGAATATCTGGGCGGCTCCGCCGACCTGGCGCCGAGCAACCTGACCATGTGGTCCGGCTCTAAGCCGATCAACGTCGACGCGGCGGGTAACTATATCCACTACGGCGTGCGTGAGTTCGGTATGACCGCCATCGCTAACGGTATTGCGCTGCACGGCGGCTTCCTGCCTTACACCGCGACCTTCCTGATGTTCGTGGAATATGCGCGCAACGCGGCGCGTATGGCAGCGCTGATGAAGATCCGTCAGATTATGGTCTACACCCACGACTCTATCGGTCTCGGCGAAGATGGCCCGACGCACCAGCCGGTCGAGCAGCTGGCCAGCCTGCGCACCACGCCGAACATGAGCACCTGGCGTCCGTGTGACCAGGTTGAGTCAGCGGTGGCGTGGAAATACGCTATCGAGCGTAAAGATGGCCCGAGCGCGCTGATCTTCTCTCGCCAGAACCTGGCGCAGCAGGATCGCACCCCTGAGCAGCTGGCGAACATCGCGCGCGGTGGTTATATCCTGAAGGATTGCGACGGCCAGCCGGAGCTGATCCTGATCGCCACCGGTTCTGAAGTTGAGCTGGCGGTTGCCGCTTACGACAAACTGAGCAGCGAAGGCGTGAAGGCGCGCGTGGTTTCCATGCCTTCTACCGACGCGTTCGACAAGCAGGATGCCGCCTACCGCGAAGCGGTGCTGCCGAAAGCGATCGGCGCGCGCGTTGCTATCGAAGCGGGCATCGCCGACTACTGGCAGAAATATACCGGCCTGCACGGCGCGGTGGTCGGCATGACCACCTTCGGCGAATCGGCGCCGGCGGAGAAGCTGTTTGAGCTGTTCGGCTTTACCGTCGACAACGTGGTCGCGCAGGCGAAAGCGGTGCTGGCCTCCTGAGTTCATCGCGCAAAATGAGAAGGGGACGCCGCGAGGCGTCCCTTTTTTATGGCGGGCTTTATTATTCCTTCAGTAATCGCCGTCCCAGTGGCAAAAATGTGACGCAGATCCAATAATCAGCGGCGCATTTGATCGCAGTCATTCCCGTTATTCCTTCCATGCTTTATTGTAGCTGAACCGTTTCAGTCAGGCGTTTTTACGCAGTGATTTTGGCGCGGAGCCTGTGAAAATCTCCTGTACAAACCCGCGTGAAACGCTCAGGCTATCGGCACGTTTATTAGCAGGAAGTGGCAGAAAAGATGACCATTCGGGTGGCGATAAATGGCTTCGGCCGCATTGGGCGCAACGTGCTGCGCGCGCTTTATGAGACCGGGCGTCGCGCCGAAATTACCGTGGTGGCAATTAACGAACTGGCGGAGGCAGCCGGCATGGCGCATCTGCTCAAGTACGACACCAGCCACGGCCGCTTCGCCTTTGAGGTGCGTCAGGAGCGCGATCTGCTGTGGGTCGGCGACGATACCATCCGCATTCTGCATCACGCCGCTATCGACGCGCTGCCGTGGCGGGAGCTTAACGTCGACGTGGTGCTGGAGTGTACCGGCGTCTACGGCAGCCGGGCGGACGGCGAAGCGCATCTGCAGGCGGGGGCGAAGAAGGTGCTCTTCTCCCATCCAGGCGGCAGCGATCTCGACGCCACCGTGGTGTTCGGCGTCAACGAACAGGCTCTTAAACAAACTGACCGCATTGTTTCCAACGCTTCCTGCACCACCAACTGTATTATCCCGGTGATCAAACTGCTGGACGACGCCTTCGGCATCGAGTCGGGCACCGTAACCACTATCCACTCGGCGATGCACGATCAGCAGGTGATTGACGCCTATCACAGCGATCTGCGACGCACGCGCGCCGCCAGCCAGTCGATCATTCCGGTCGATACCAAACTGGCCGCCGGCATTACGCGTATTTTTCCGAAATTCAACGATCGCTTTGAAGCGATTGCGGTGCGCGTGCCTACCATCAACGTGACGGCCATCGATCTCAGCGTTTCCGTTCGCGAGGCGGTAACGGCCTGCGAGGTCAACGCGCTGCTGCAAAACGCGTCAGAAGGGGCATTTCGTGGTATAGTTGACTATACGGAATTACCGTTAGTCTCTGTAGATTTTAACCACGATCCGCACAGTGCCATTGTGGACGGCACGCAAACGCGGGTCAGCGGTCAGCGCCTGATCAAGACCCTGGTCTGGTGCGACAACGAATGGGGCTTTGCTAACCGAATGCTCGACACGACGTTAGCGATGGCCGCAAGCGGTTTCAGGTAAGGCGCGGTTTGCGCCTGGCAAAACTTATGAGAATCAACGAGAGGGTTCACCATGTCTGTAATTAAGATGTCCGATTTGGATCTGGCTGGTAAGCGCGTTCTGATCCGTGCCGATCTCAACGTACCAGTAAAAGAAGGGAAAGTGACGTCAGACGCACGTATCCGTGCCTCTCTGCCTACCATCGAATCGGCGTTGAAACAGGGCGCAAAAGTGATGGTCACCTCTCACCTGGGTCGTCCGACCGAAGGTGAATACAACGAAGAATTCTCCCTGCTGCCTGTTGTTAACTATCTGAAAGAGAAACTGAACGGCACTAACGTGACTCTGGCAAAAGATTACCTCGACGGCGTTGAAGTTGGCGCGGGCGAGCTGGTAGTGCTGGAAAACGTTCGCTTTAACAAAGGCGAGAAGAAAGACGACGAAGCGCTGGCGAAAAAATATGCCGCGCTGTGCGACGTGTTCGTGATGGATGCGTTCGGTACCGCGCACCGTGCGCAGGCCTCTACCCACGGCGTTGGCAAGTTCGCGCCGATCGCCTGTGCCGGTCCGCTGCTGTCAGCCGAGCTGGAAGCGCTGGGCAAAGTCATGAGCAACCCGGAGCGTCCGCTGGTGGCGGTGGTCGGCGGCTCAAAAGTCTCCACTAAATTCGACGTGCTGCAGTCGCTGGTGAAAATCGCTGACACCGTTATCGTCGGCGGCGGCATCGCCAACACCTTCGTCGCTATCGACAACAAGGTCGGCAAATCGCTCTACGAGCCAGACTTCGTTGAAGCGGCGAAAGGCCTGCGTGACCAGTACGGCATCCCTGTTCCGACCGATTCACGCGTTGGCACGGAATTCTCTGAAACTGCCCCGGCAACCGTGAAAAAGGTTTCCGAAGTGGCGGATAACGAAGAGATTATGGACTTCGGCGACGAAACCGCGCAGGCGATGGCGAAAGTGCTGAAAGAGGCGAAAACCATTCTGTGGAACGGCCCGGTCGGCGTATTCGAGTTCCCGAACTTCCGTAAGGGCACCGAGATCGTGGCGAACGCCATCGCAGACAGCGACGCGTTCTCTGTCGCAGGCGGCGGCGATACCCTGGCGGCTATCGACCTGTTCGGCATCGAAGACAAAATCTCTTACATCTCTACCGGCGGCGGCGCGTTCCTGGAGTTCGTCGAAGGCAAAAAACTGCCTGCGGTCGCGATGCTGGAAGAGCGTGCTAAGCAGTAATCCTTTGGGGGCGACGCCCTGGCGCGTCGCCTGAAGACTTGCCCCGTTGGGCGTTTAAAGCGCTGTCCCCGCAGGGGATAGTCGGTCACGAAACAGGACACAATCATGTCTAAAATTTTTGATTTCGTTAAACCCGGCGTTGTCACTGGTGATGACGTTCAGAAGATCTTCCAGGTAGCGAAAGAGAACAAATTCGCGCTGCCAGCGGTAAACTGCGTCGGCACTGACTCCATCAACGCCGTACTGGAAGCCGCTGCGAAAGTTAAAGCACCGGTTATCGTCCAGTTCTCTAACGGCGGCGCCGCGTTTATCGCCGGTAAAGGTTTTAAAACTGACAAGCCGCAGGGCGCAGCAATTTTCGGTGCGATCTCTGGCGCACACCACGTTCATCTGATGGCTGAGCAGTACGGCGTGCCGGTTATCCTGCACACCGACCACTGCGCGAAGAAACTGCTGCCGTGGATCGACGGCCTGCTGGACGCGGGCGAAGAACACTTCAAAAAAACCGGCAAACCGCTGTTCTCTTCTCACATGATTGACCTCTCTGAAGAGTCGCTGGAAGAGAACATCGAGATTTGTAGCAAATACCTGGCGCGCATGGACAAAATGGGCATGACGCTGGAGATCGAACTGGGTGTAACCGGTGGTGAAGAAGATGGCGTGGACAACAGCCACGTTGACGCTTCTGCCCTTTACAGCCAGCCGGAAGATGTGGACTACGCCTACACCGAGCTGAGCAAAATCAGCAAGCGCTTCACCATTGCTGCCTCTTTCGGTAACGTACACGGCGTCTACAAGCCGGGCAACGTTAAGCTGACCCCGACCATTCTGCGCGACTCGCAGAAATATGTGTGTGAAAAACATGGCCTGCCGCACAACGCGCTGGACTTCGTTTTCCACGGCGGTTCCGGTTCTTCTGCAGCAGAGATCGAAGAGTCTATCAGCTACGGCGTGATCAAGATGAACATCGATACCGACACGCAGTGGGCGACCTGGGACGGTATCCTGCAGTACTACAAAAAGAACGAAGAGTATCTGCAAGGCCAGCTCGGCAACCCGCAGGGTCCTGACAGCCCGAACAAGAAATACTACGATCCGCGCGTCTGGCTGCGTGCGGCGCAGGCCTCAATGGTCGTGCGCCTTGAGCAGGCTTTCAAAGAGCTGAACGCTATCGATCGTCTGTAATCCGCATCGCGGGTTTACAACGCGGGCCAGATCGTCGGATCTGGCCTTTTTTATGCCGTCATCCCGCTAATCCGCCTGAATTTGCAGCAAATTCAACGGGAATTTGGCATATCCCCCCAATGTTTATTACCCTTGTTATCTGGTTTGCCGGAATTTTCTGGCTGTGATTTGACTTTCCCGGCAGGGAATTCAACAACAGGGCTCTCAAATGGAAGACTTAAACGTCGTAGACGGCATTCATAACGCCGGTGGCTGGCTGGTGCGTAATCAGGCGTTAATCCTTAGCTACGCGGTCAATATCGTAGCGGCTATCGTGATTCTGATCCTGGGGATGATCGTGGCGCGCGTTATTTCCCGCGGCATTAACCGCGTGCTGGTCGCGCGTCATATCGACAAAACGGTCGCAGACTTTCTTTCCGCGCTGGTACGCTACGGCATTATTGCCTTTACGCTGATTGCGGCGCTGGGGCGCGTCGGTGTGCAGACGGCTTCGGTGATTGCCGTGCTGGGTGCCGCCGGTCTGGCGGTTGGTCTGGCGCTGCAGGGGTCGCTCTCTAACCTCGCGGCGGGCGTGCTGCTGGTGACCTTCCGTCCCTTCCGCGCAGGTGAGTTTGTCGATCTGGGCGGCGTCATGGGCACGGTGCTCAACGTACAGATTTTTTCAACCACGCTTAAAAGCGCAGACGGCAAAATTGTTGTGGTGCCGAACGGTAAAATCATTGCAGGCAATATCGTTAACTTTTCGCGCGAGCCGGTGCGCCGCAAT encodes the following:
- the mscS gene encoding small-conductance mechanosensitive channel MscS, which translates into the protein MEDLNVVDGIHNAGGWLVRNQALILSYAVNIVAAIVILILGMIVARVISRGINRVLVARHIDKTVADFLSALVRYGIIAFTLIAALGRVGVQTASVIAVLGAAGLAVGLALQGSLSNLAAGVLLVTFRPFRAGEFVDLGGVMGTVLNVQIFSTTLKSADGKIVVVPNGKIIAGNIVNFSREPVRRNEFIIGVAYEADVDEVIALLDEVVKSDPRVLQDMGVQIGLNELGASSLNFVVRCWSNSGDLQNVYWDLLKNFKRALDAKGIGIPYPQMDVHLHRVMQPEAEAQAQAQ
- the fbaA gene encoding class II fructose-bisphosphate aldolase, with the protein product MSKIFDFVKPGVVTGDDVQKIFQVAKENKFALPAVNCVGTDSINAVLEAAAKVKAPVIVQFSNGGAAFIAGKGFKTDKPQGAAIFGAISGAHHVHLMAEQYGVPVILHTDHCAKKLLPWIDGLLDAGEEHFKKTGKPLFSSHMIDLSEESLEENIEICSKYLARMDKMGMTLEIELGVTGGEEDGVDNSHVDASALYSQPEDVDYAYTELSKISKRFTIAASFGNVHGVYKPGNVKLTPTILRDSQKYVCEKHGLPHNALDFVFHGGSGSSAAEIEESISYGVIKMNIDTDTQWATWDGILQYYKKNEEYLQGQLGNPQGPDSPNKKYYDPRVWLRAAQASMVVRLEQAFKELNAIDRL
- the tkt gene encoding transketolase, with the protein product MPSRKELANAIRALSMDAVQKAKSGHPGAPMGMADIAEVLWRGYLNHNPTNPLWADRDRFVLSNGHGSMLIYSLLHLTGYDLPLSELQNFRQLHSKTPGHPEYGYTPGVETTTGPLGQGIANAVGFAIAERTLAAQFNRPGHDIVDHNTYVFMGDGCMMEGISHEVCSLAGTLKLGKLVAFYDDNGISIDGHIDGWFTDDTAKRFEAYGWHVVRGVDGHDAAAIAKAIDEAKAVSDKPSLLMCKTVIGFGSPNKAGTHDSHGAPLGDDEVALTRKQLGWAHAPFVIPSEIYAEWDAKEAGQAKEAKWDEKFAAYAQAFPELAAEFKRRVSNELPANWQEESQKFIEQLQANPAKIASRKASQNAIEAFGKLLPEYLGGSADLAPSNLTMWSGSKPINVDAAGNYIHYGVREFGMTAIANGIALHGGFLPYTATFLMFVEYARNAARMAALMKIRQIMVYTHDSIGLGEDGPTHQPVEQLASLRTTPNMSTWRPCDQVESAVAWKYAIERKDGPSALIFSRQNLAQQDRTPEQLANIARGGYILKDCDGQPELILIATGSEVELAVAAYDKLSSEGVKARVVSMPSTDAFDKQDAAYREAVLPKAIGARVAIEAGIADYWQKYTGLHGAVVGMTTFGESAPAEKLFELFGFTVDNVVAQAKAVLAS
- the pgk gene encoding phosphoglycerate kinase; translated protein: MSVIKMSDLDLAGKRVLIRADLNVPVKEGKVTSDARIRASLPTIESALKQGAKVMVTSHLGRPTEGEYNEEFSLLPVVNYLKEKLNGTNVTLAKDYLDGVEVGAGELVVLENVRFNKGEKKDDEALAKKYAALCDVFVMDAFGTAHRAQASTHGVGKFAPIACAGPLLSAELEALGKVMSNPERPLVAVVGGSKVSTKFDVLQSLVKIADTVIVGGGIANTFVAIDNKVGKSLYEPDFVEAAKGLRDQYGIPVPTDSRVGTEFSETAPATVKKVSEVADNEEIMDFGDETAQAMAKVLKEAKTILWNGPVGVFEFPNFRKGTEIVANAIADSDAFSVAGGGDTLAAIDLFGIEDKISYISTGGGAFLEFVEGKKLPAVAMLEERAKQ
- the epd gene encoding erythrose-4-phosphate dehydrogenase, with the protein product MTIRVAINGFGRIGRNVLRALYETGRRAEITVVAINELAEAAGMAHLLKYDTSHGRFAFEVRQERDLLWVGDDTIRILHHAAIDALPWRELNVDVVLECTGVYGSRADGEAHLQAGAKKVLFSHPGGSDLDATVVFGVNEQALKQTDRIVSNASCTTNCIIPVIKLLDDAFGIESGTVTTIHSAMHDQQVIDAYHSDLRRTRAASQSIIPVDTKLAAGITRIFPKFNDRFEAIAVRVPTINVTAIDLSVSVREAVTACEVNALLQNASEGAFRGIVDYTELPLVSVDFNHDPHSAIVDGTQTRVSGQRLIKTLVWCDNEWGFANRMLDTTLAMAASGFR